A window of Choloepus didactylus isolate mChoDid1 chromosome 21, mChoDid1.pri, whole genome shotgun sequence contains these coding sequences:
- the LOC119518265 gene encoding transmembrane protein 230-like: MMPSRTNLATGIPSSKVKYSRLSSTDNGYIDLQFKKSPSKIPYKAIALAIMLFLIGTFLIIIGSLLLAGYISKEGADRAFPFLIIGTLVFLLGFYHLHIQRLLRLLL, encoded by the coding sequence ATGATGCCATCTCGTACCAACCTGGCTACTGGAATCCCCAGTAGTAAAGTGAAATACTCAAGGCTCTCCAGCACAGACAATGGCTACATTGACCTTCAGTTTAAGAAAAGCCCTTCTAAGATTCCTTATAAGGCCATTGCGCTTGCCATCATGCTGTTTTTGATTGGCACCTTTCTCATTATCATAGGCTCCCTCCTGCTGGCTGGCTACATCAGCAAAGAGGGGGCTGACCGGGCCTTTCCCTTCCTGATCATTGGCACCCTGGTGTTCTTGCTGGGTTTTTACCACCTGCACATCCAAAGGCTACTGAGGTTACTCCTATGA